From a single Strix uralensis isolate ZFMK-TIS-50842 chromosome 25, bStrUra1, whole genome shotgun sequence genomic region:
- the LOC141954513 gene encoding platelet-activating factor receptor-like, with protein sequence MNGSALGPLPGGHPSECVPSDPVQFVLVPAVYCLVLCVGLPGNLVALLVFLQSGKVRKAIRIYLINLTLADILFNLTLPLWIPYYLAGGDWLLSEAACRLAGAAYYLATYSAVTFMALISFNRYCAVRAARRELPLTGRRGAALACALAWLLGLGCAVPTLAAQQTFPARAGATACFEQHGRQRGYAYAMVGFFAAAFLVVLGTYASIARALSVPAAASPGSHRQQARAMVLGMLLVFVVCVAPYHLTLAPWVGSQPPVPLCGPPATLDVLHALSVALLSLNSCLDPLVYCFSIRRFRHDLGRTLRKMGRCLPLSPPAPAGPVPSAHASSFASS encoded by the coding sequence ATGAACGGCTCGGCGCTGGGGCCGCTGCCGGGGGGGCACCCCAGCGAGTGCGTGCCCAGCGACCCGGTGCAGTTTGTGCTGGTGCCCGCTGTCTACTGCCTGGTGCTGTGCGTGGGGCTACCGGGCAACCTGGTGGCCTTGCTGGTCTTCCTGCAGAGCGGCAAGGTGAGGAAGGCCATCCGCATCTACCTCATCAACCTCACGCTGGCTGATATCCTCTTCAACCTCACCCTGCCCCTCTGGATCCCCTATTACCTGGCCGGGGGGGACTGGCTGCTCTCGGAGGCTGCTTGCCGCCTGGCTGGGGCCGCCTACTACCTGGCCACCTACAGCGCCGTCACCTTCATGGCACTCATCAGCTTCAACCGGTACTGCGCGgtgcgggcggcgcggcgggagctGCCGCTGACGGGGCGCCGGGGGGCCGCGCTGGCCTGTGCCCTGGCCTGGCTACTGGGGCTGGGCTGCGCCGTGCCCACCCTGGCCGCCCAGCAGACCTTCCCGGCCCGCGCCGGAGCCACCGCCTGCTTCGAGCAGCACGGGCGGCAGCGGGGCTACGCCTACGCCATGGTGGGCTTCTTCGCCGCCGCCTTCCTGGTGGTGCTGGGCACCTACGCCTCCATTGCCCGCGCGCTCTCggtgcccgccgccgcctcgccgggcTCCCACCGGCAGCAGGCGCGTGCCAtggtgctggggatgctgctggtcTTCGTGGTCTGCGTGGCCCCTTACCACCTCACGCTGGCCCCCTGGGTGGGCAGCCAGCCCCCCGTGCCGCTCTGCGGACCCCCTGCCACCCTGGACGTGCTGCACGCACTGAGCGTGGCCCTACTCAGCCTCAACAGCTGCCTCGACCCCCTCGTCTACTGCTTCTCCATCCGGCGCTTCCGCCATGACCTGGGACGGACCCTGCGCAAGATGGGCCGCTGCCTCCCGCtctccccgccggcccccgccgggcccgTGCCTAGCGCCCACGCGTCCTCCTTCGCCTCCTCGTAG
- the TMEM35B gene encoding transmembrane protein 35B, which produces MAAAFTALRVLLGLFFLLTGAVKLSDQLSADLHRHMKSQFVRFAEVFPLAEFGFVPEPGRYLAVVGWVEVVAGLLLAFGPQLLQEISNFVLSVVMIGAIYTLLVLREPLAMCAPATLCLGLLLLLNIRGHADPPKPKFE; this is translated from the exons ATGGCGGCGGCCTTCACCGCCCTCCGCGTCCTGCTCGGGCTCTTCTTCCTGCTGACGGGCGCCGTGAAGCTCTCGGACCAGCTCTCGGCCGACCTGCACCGGCACATG AAGTCGCAGTTCGTGCGGTTCGCTGAGGTCTTTCCCCTGGCGGAGTTCGGGTTCGTGCCGGAGCCGGGCCGGTACCTGGCGGTGGTGGGCTGGGTGGAGGTGGTGGCCGGGCTGCTGCTGGCCTTCGggccccagctcctgcaggagatCAGCAACTTCGTCCTCAGCGTCGTCATGATCG GTGCCATCTACACGCTGCTGGTGCTGCGGGAGCCCCTGGCCATGTGCGCCCCGGCCACCCTCTGCCTcggcctcctcctgctgctcaacaTCCGCGGGCACGCGGACCCCCCCAAGCCCAAGTTCGAGTGA